In the Pseudomonas sp. ADAK2 genome, one interval contains:
- a CDS encoding DedA family protein has protein sequence MFEHIDLHYLLGTYGYWAVFFGCLLEGETILILGGMAAHQHLLHLWPVIGWASLGGMLGDQLLFWIGRYFGARLLPRLHRQQAAIDRVTGLIGRYPSTSVFAVRFLYGMRLVGPMVIGASGLSPLRFALLNALGAVVWATVFASAGYWAGEALETMLGNLKPYRLPIALAVVGLAVVVGLVRYWRAKHKARHVE, from the coding sequence GTGTTTGAACACATAGACCTGCATTATCTGCTCGGCACTTATGGCTATTGGGCGGTGTTCTTCGGCTGTTTGCTGGAGGGCGAAACCATCCTGATCCTCGGCGGCATGGCCGCTCACCAACACCTGCTGCACCTGTGGCCGGTGATTGGCTGGGCCAGCCTGGGCGGGATGTTGGGGGATCAGTTGCTGTTCTGGATTGGACGCTATTTCGGCGCACGCCTGCTGCCGCGCCTGCACCGGCAACAAGCGGCGATCGATCGCGTAACGGGGCTGATCGGGCGTTATCCATCGACCTCGGTGTTTGCCGTACGTTTTCTGTATGGCATGCGCCTGGTGGGGCCGATGGTCATCGGCGCCAGCGGTTTATCGCCGTTGCGGTTCGCATTGTTGAATGCCTTGGGCGCGGTGGTCTGGGCCACGGTGTTTGCCAGCGCCGGGTATTGGGCGGGCGAAGCGCTGGAAACGATGCTGGGGAATTTGAAACCGTATCGTTTGCCGATTGCGTTGGCGGTTGTGGGGTTGGCGGTGGTGGTTGGGTTGGTTCGGTATTGGCGGGCGAAGCATAAAGCGCGGCATGTTGAGTGA
- a CDS encoding bleomycin resistance protein, which produces MFARSNLVPELMVTHLPSSLHFWTSLIGFNIAYERPGFAYLDQQGIQFMLEQYDPDEGQWLTGPLETPLGRGINFQITVDSVEPLLQRLAEVQWPLFRPCADVWYRADAVEVGQREFLVQDPDGYLLRLVESLGERPCLNT; this is translated from the coding sequence ATGTTTGCACGGAGCAACTTAGTCCCCGAATTGATGGTCACCCACCTCCCGAGTAGCCTGCACTTCTGGACGTCGCTGATCGGTTTCAACATCGCCTATGAACGCCCCGGCTTTGCTTACCTCGATCAACAGGGCATCCAGTTCATGCTTGAGCAATACGACCCGGACGAAGGCCAATGGCTGACCGGCCCGTTGGAAACACCCCTGGGTCGCGGCATCAACTTTCAGATCACCGTCGATTCAGTTGAACCCCTCCTCCAGCGACTGGCCGAAGTTCAATGGCCGCTGTTTCGTCCCTGCGCCGATGTCTGGTATCGCGCGGATGCAGTGGAAGTCGGCCAGCGTGAGTTTCTGGTGCAGGATCCGGACGGTTACTTGCTCCGGTTGGTGGAAAGTCTGGGGGAGCGGCCGTGTTTGAACACATAG
- a CDS encoding adenylate kinase, producing the protein MNANTLNLSRTLIIGNSGAGKSWLAQRLAKRQQVPWIDLDRVHWISDEHSIARPRNEALEIARVAASEERWVIEGVYGWIVSELLPRATALIWLSLDDDDCVAQIHQREAQRDASDELLIALLEWAGSYRSREGSSGFKVHQRLFQGFSGSKRQLTNRAEITTFINALPPR; encoded by the coding sequence ATGAACGCGAACACCTTGAACCTCAGCCGTACGTTGATCATCGGCAACTCCGGCGCTGGCAAGAGTTGGCTGGCCCAGCGCCTGGCCAAACGGCAGCAGGTGCCGTGGATCGATCTTGACCGGGTTCACTGGATTTCCGATGAACACAGCATCGCTCGGCCTCGAAATGAAGCCCTTGAAATAGCACGGGTAGCTGCCAGTGAAGAACGGTGGGTGATCGAAGGCGTCTACGGCTGGATCGTCAGTGAACTCCTGCCCCGGGCGACAGCGCTGATCTGGTTGAGCCTGGACGATGACGATTGCGTCGCCCAGATTCATCAACGAGAAGCGCAGCGTGACGCGAGCGATGAGCTGCTAATCGCGCTGCTGGAATGGGCCGGCAGCTATCGCAGCCGTGAAGGGTCCAGCGGATTCAAGGTTCATCAGCGTCTGTTTCAAGGCTTCAGCGGTTCGAAACGGCAACTGACGAACCGGGCTGAAATCACAACGTTCATCAACGCGCTACCACCCCGCTAA
- a CDS encoding alkaline phosphatase D family protein: MSMPLPLPDNHQSLPPVLVGPLLRRLEPTRLVLWLVGSRALSLTLRLQGVGDIRLDAGRCTIIPVGTHAFIHLIDVPLDTALPCDTLIEYDLLIDDAGIADWAPHLLYGDARCPNFVLRSRIDQLLHGSCRKPHHPAADGLLCVDRLLATDHEATERPALLMMSGDQVYADDVAGPMLRAIHALIQRLGLFDEHLEGAVVSDSATLYEHAASYYHRADLLPALESNETLRERFFGGARKPIFTSSSADNHLVTFAEVMAMYLLVWAPTAWTLIDPKPPTLTQERRERYALEQTRIDAFKAGLGGVGRAMAHLPCLMIFDDHDVTDDWNLSAQWEETAYGHPFSKRIIGNALLAYMLCQGWGNNPDAFAEVLEKTRALSATERYLDSTVQDNLIDDLLGFQNWHYVLPTTPALVVLDTRTRRWRSEMTLKQPSGLLDWEALSELQQELLDHPSAIIVSPAPIFGVKLIETVQRVFSWCGYPLLVDAENWMAHRGAAQVILNIFRHSRTPGNYVVLSGDVHYSFVYEVLIRHRKAGPRIWQITSSGIKNEFPPALLEWFDRLNRWLYSPRSPLNWFTKRRLMRIVPHTPEHAEAGERLWNSAGIGQVLFNEKGQPREIYQHNADGSPRTRMVAPE; the protein is encoded by the coding sequence ATGTCCATGCCTTTGCCTCTGCCCGACAATCATCAATCCCTGCCCCCTGTGCTGGTCGGGCCGTTGTTACGGCGGCTGGAGCCCACGCGGCTGGTGTTGTGGCTCGTGGGTTCTCGGGCGCTGTCACTGACGTTGCGTCTGCAAGGGGTCGGCGATATCCGTCTTGACGCCGGGCGATGCACGATTATCCCGGTCGGCACCCATGCCTTTATTCACTTGATCGATGTGCCGCTGGACACCGCCCTGCCCTGCGACACGTTGATCGAGTACGACCTGCTGATTGACGACGCCGGCATCGCCGACTGGGCCCCGCACTTGCTGTACGGCGACGCCCGTTGCCCGAATTTCGTCCTGCGTTCGCGGATCGATCAACTGCTGCACGGCTCCTGCCGTAAACCCCATCACCCGGCGGCGGACGGCTTGCTGTGTGTGGATCGTCTGTTGGCGACCGACCATGAAGCAACGGAGCGCCCGGCCCTGTTGATGATGAGCGGCGACCAGGTCTACGCCGACGACGTCGCAGGGCCGATGCTGCGGGCGATCCATGCCTTGATCCAGCGCCTGGGCTTGTTCGACGAGCACCTCGAAGGCGCCGTGGTCAGCGACAGCGCCACACTCTACGAACACGCGGCCAGCTACTACCATCGTGCGGATTTGTTACCGGCGCTTGAGAGTAACGAAACCCTGCGCGAGCGATTTTTCGGCGGCGCACGTAAGCCGATTTTCACCAGCAGCAGTGCCGACAATCACCTGGTGACGTTTGCCGAAGTCATGGCCATGTACCTGTTGGTCTGGGCGCCAACCGCCTGGACACTGATCGACCCGAAACCGCCGACGCTGACGCAGGAAAGACGCGAACGCTATGCCCTTGAGCAGACCCGCATCGATGCTTTCAAGGCCGGCCTCGGTGGCGTTGGCCGGGCGATGGCGCATCTGCCGTGCCTGATGATTTTCGATGACCACGACGTGACCGATGACTGGAATCTGTCCGCACAATGGGAAGAAACCGCCTACGGCCATCCGTTCTCCAAGCGCATCATCGGCAACGCGTTGCTCGCTTATATGCTGTGTCAGGGGTGGGGCAATAACCCGGATGCGTTCGCCGAAGTGCTGGAGAAAACCCGCGCGTTAAGCGCTACCGAACGCTATCTCGACAGCACCGTTCAAGACAACCTGATCGACGACTTGCTGGGCTTCCAGAACTGGCACTACGTGTTGCCGACCACCCCGGCCCTGGTGGTGCTCGACACCCGCACCCGACGCTGGCGCAGCGAGATGACCCTCAAGCAACCCTCGGGCCTGCTGGACTGGGAAGCCCTCAGCGAGTTGCAACAGGAACTGCTGGATCACCCGTCGGCGATCATCGTTTCCCCGGCGCCGATCTTTGGCGTCAAGCTGATCGAGACGGTGCAGCGGGTCTTCAGTTGGTGCGGTTATCCCCTGCTGGTGGACGCCGAAAACTGGATGGCTCATCGCGGCGCTGCCCAGGTGATCCTGAACATTTTCCGACACTCGCGTACACCGGGTAACTACGTGGTGCTGTCGGGTGATGTGCATTATTCCTTTGTCTACGAAGTCTTGATCCGACATCGCAAGGCCGGTCCACGGATCTGGCAGATCACCAGCAGCGGCATCAAGAACGAATTCCCGCCGGCCCTGCTCGAATGGTTTGATCGCCTCAATCGCTGGCTCTACTCGCCCCGTTCGCCGCTGAACTGGTTTACCAAACGCCGGCTGATGCGCATCGTTCCGCACACCCCCGAACACGCCGAAGCGGGTGAGCGCTTGTGGAACTCGGCAGGCATCGGGCAGGTGCTGTTTAATGAAAAGGGTCAGCCGCGGGAGATCTATCAGCACAATGCCGATGGCTCGCCGCGCACTCGAATGGTTGCGCCCGAGTAG
- a CDS encoding MlaA family lipoprotein — translation MLPFKCAPWLARNTSIAMLAAGLAGCSSQPPSDTRVTCAEIGYSVYDPAEPLNRGVFAFNRVLDDYAMAPVARGYRYLPDFFQTGVHNFVANFGEPKVFINDLLQGNPMRSVNTLGRFALNTTVGVVGLIDVSGKVGIPRHNADFGQTFGVWGIGNGPIVELPLFGTSNSRDAAGRVLSFVVDPFGNNSDTVDTLSTINTVGGIVDGRAEALPLTDSLKRLPDYYSALRNVVAEHRATFVADGKQGSPQATQSQCTGAPADGF, via the coding sequence ATGTTGCCTTTCAAATGTGCTCCCTGGCTGGCCCGCAACACTTCGATTGCCATGCTGGCCGCCGGGTTGGCGGGTTGTAGCAGTCAACCGCCGTCCGACACCCGCGTGACCTGCGCCGAAATTGGCTACTCCGTGTACGACCCGGCGGAACCGCTCAATCGCGGGGTCTTTGCGTTCAACCGGGTGCTCGACGACTACGCCATGGCCCCGGTTGCACGCGGCTACCGCTACCTGCCGGACTTTTTCCAGACGGGTGTGCATAACTTCGTGGCGAACTTCGGCGAGCCCAAGGTCTTTATCAACGACTTGTTGCAAGGCAACCCGATGCGCTCGGTCAACACCCTGGGGCGTTTTGCGCTTAACACCACGGTCGGGGTGGTGGGGTTGATCGACGTTTCCGGCAAGGTCGGCATCCCGCGCCACAACGCGGACTTCGGCCAGACCTTCGGCGTGTGGGGCATCGGCAACGGGCCGATCGTCGAACTGCCGTTGTTCGGCACTTCCAACAGCCGCGACGCCGCCGGGCGTGTACTGAGTTTTGTGGTCGATCCGTTCGGCAACAACAGCGATACCGTGGACACACTTTCCACGATCAACACGGTTGGCGGCATCGTCGATGGCCGGGCCGAAGCCTTGCCACTCACCGATAGCCTGAAAAGACTGCCGGACTATTACAGCGCGCTGCGCAATGTCGTGGCCGAGCATCGTGCGACCTTCGTGGCCGATGGCAAACAGGGCTCACCGCAAGCCACCCAATCTCAATGCACAGGAGCGCCGGCCGATGGGTTCTGA
- a CDS encoding response regulator codes for MNSLLIVDDDLEVLDLLKKFFVQHGYSVEVATDGASLWAAIERQVPDLIILDVMLPGDSGLILCQQLRIRHALPIIMLTAMGELSDRVVGLELGADDYLTKPFDARELLARVRAVLRRVDERRPVLQERPRPLIDFADWHLDVTRRELRSPDNVMIPLSAGEFDLLLVFVEHPQRILTREQLLDLARGHSHEAFDRSIDVQVSRLRRKLESDTKRPAMIRTVRNGGYLFTPSVTRR; via the coding sequence GTGAACAGCCTTTTAATCGTGGACGACGACCTTGAGGTCCTCGATCTGCTGAAAAAATTCTTTGTGCAGCACGGCTACAGCGTCGAGGTCGCCACCGATGGCGCGTCGCTGTGGGCGGCCATCGAGCGCCAGGTGCCGGACCTGATCATCCTCGACGTGATGCTGCCCGGCGACAGCGGGCTGATCCTGTGCCAGCAACTGCGGATTCGCCACGCCCTGCCGATCATCATGTTGACCGCCATGGGCGAGCTCAGCGACCGGGTGGTCGGGCTGGAATTGGGCGCCGATGATTACCTGACCAAACCGTTCGACGCCCGCGAGCTGCTGGCCAGGGTGCGCGCCGTGCTGCGTCGCGTGGATGAGCGGCGTCCGGTGTTGCAGGAGCGCCCACGGCCGTTGATCGACTTCGCCGACTGGCACCTCGACGTCACGCGCCGGGAGCTGCGTTCGCCGGACAACGTGATGATCCCGTTGTCGGCCGGTGAGTTTGACTTGCTGCTGGTGTTCGTCGAACACCCGCAACGCATCCTCACCCGCGAGCAACTGCTGGACCTGGCGCGGGGGCATAGTCATGAAGCGTTTGATCGCAGCATCGACGTCCAGGTCAGCCGCCTGCGGCGCAAACTCGAGTCCGACACCAAGCGCCCGGCGATGATTCGCACCGTGCGCAATGGCGGTTATCTGTTCACCCCCAGCGTGACGCGGCGATGA
- a CDS encoding sensor histidine kinase yields the protein MSGLKRNWPQDTVARWIALTIILAMLISLALNGLFIQLAGVWARPPLTETGLLEKIAAITRVIEAAPAPMRSQLAHAVSDKGFTVSWHLDQRELNLPTVDDPISHESMAILQPLFKSADRRIEAYEPSDWTEHPADAHYALVVELPDASWLMFSAPSRSWGLDEAPRYLIVILLVLVSTALVALIATRRLATPLQRFAEGARRFGTDFRAPPIEPLGPHEIRQAILAFNAMQAQLQHFIRDRTQMLAAISHDLRAPLTRMRLRGEFIEDTGQQQRLFRDVDEMQAMINSALEFFRDDARLEPATQFDLAELLQTLLDDYRDQRIDIAFCGPLRLVYFGRPLGLKRVITNLLDNAIKYGNEPTIELIPSADQVRINILDRGPGIPESSLEQVFVPFFRMEGSRNKSTGGVGLGLSAARAIVLEHGGELSLRNRAKGGLEATVVLPVHPAA from the coding sequence ATGAGCGGGCTCAAACGAAACTGGCCGCAAGACACGGTGGCGCGCTGGATTGCGTTGACGATCATCCTGGCGATGCTGATTTCCCTGGCGCTCAACGGGCTGTTTATCCAACTGGCCGGGGTGTGGGCGCGGCCGCCGCTGACCGAAACCGGATTGCTGGAAAAAATCGCCGCCATCACCCGCGTCATCGAAGCCGCCCCGGCACCAATGCGCAGCCAATTGGCCCACGCCGTCAGCGACAAAGGCTTCACCGTCAGTTGGCACCTGGATCAACGCGAACTGAATCTGCCGACAGTGGATGACCCCATTTCCCACGAAAGCATGGCGATCCTGCAGCCGCTGTTTAAATCCGCCGACCGGCGAATCGAAGCCTATGAGCCGTCCGACTGGACGGAGCACCCGGCGGACGCGCATTACGCGCTGGTGGTCGAACTGCCGGACGCCTCGTGGCTGATGTTCTCGGCGCCCTCGCGCAGTTGGGGCCTCGACGAGGCGCCACGCTACCTGATCGTGATCCTGCTGGTGCTGGTCTCCACCGCCCTGGTCGCACTGATCGCCACCCGCCGCCTCGCCACCCCGTTGCAGCGCTTCGCCGAAGGCGCCCGACGCTTCGGCACGGACTTCCGCGCTCCGCCCATCGAGCCGCTGGGGCCCCACGAAATCCGCCAGGCCATTCTCGCGTTCAACGCCATGCAGGCCCAGTTGCAACACTTCATCCGCGACCGCACGCAAATGCTCGCCGCCATCTCCCACGACCTGCGCGCGCCCCTGACGCGGATGCGCTTGCGGGGCGAATTCATCGAAGACACCGGACAACAGCAGCGGCTGTTTCGCGATGTGGATGAAATGCAGGCCATGATCAATTCGGCGCTGGAGTTTTTCCGCGACGACGCGCGGCTTGAGCCGGCGACCCAATTTGATCTGGCGGAACTGCTGCAAACGCTGTTGGATGATTACCGGGATCAGCGTATCGACATCGCCTTCTGCGGGCCGCTGCGGCTGGTGTATTTCGGCCGACCGCTGGGGCTCAAGCGCGTCATCACCAATCTGCTGGATAACGCGATCAAGTACGGCAATGAGCCGACGATCGAGTTGATCCCGAGTGCGGATCAGGTGCGAATCAACATACTGGATCGTGGGCCGGGGATTCCCGAGTCCAGTCTTGAACAGGTATTTGTACCGTTCTTCCGCATGGAAGGTTCGCGCAACAAAAGTACCGGGGGCGTGGGTCTGGGGTTATCGGCCGCGCGGGCGATTGTGTTGGAGCATGGGGGAGAATTGAGCCTGCGTAATCGGGCGAAAGGCGGGTTGGAGGCGACGGTGGTATTGCCGGTGCATCCAGCCGCGTGA
- a CDS encoding ATP-grasp domain-containing protein has product MIWFLEGQSSQRDILIGAREALPANVRIFASHRKDRPEITSQADVSFQEPLDNEERIDWVIATALEHGIKVILAGRIGSFYEVARDRFEAAGLQLVTGGMSMDTFDNVDDKSRFTAEAERAGLACIPAVTINNAQELAAAYELLSAQGEVCIKPVVGIYGQGFWRFKDDVEPFRCLENPDVREVDFDTYLSLYKASPERKPMLVMPYLPGSECSVDMVCEAGKPVAFVGRRKQGVHQTFERESAAVELALKAAAHFKCDGLVNVQTRDDHNGVPHLLEINPRYSGGIGYTRATGVNLAGIFAVRRLGLPEPAGQWVDNVRVKPITVAVIAPS; this is encoded by the coding sequence GTGATCTGGTTTCTCGAAGGTCAATCCAGCCAGCGCGACATTCTTATAGGCGCGCGCGAGGCACTGCCGGCGAACGTCAGGATTTTTGCTTCCCATCGTAAGGATCGACCTGAAATCACGAGTCAGGCAGATGTCAGCTTTCAAGAGCCCCTGGACAACGAGGAGCGCATCGACTGGGTGATCGCCACAGCGCTTGAGCACGGCATCAAAGTGATCCTTGCCGGGCGTATCGGCAGCTTCTATGAAGTGGCGCGAGATCGCTTCGAAGCCGCCGGTTTGCAGTTGGTGACGGGCGGGATGTCCATGGACACCTTCGATAACGTCGACGATAAAAGCCGCTTCACCGCAGAAGCCGAGCGCGCCGGGCTGGCGTGCATTCCCGCCGTGACGATCAACAATGCCCAGGAACTGGCCGCGGCTTATGAGTTGCTGTCCGCGCAAGGCGAGGTGTGCATCAAACCGGTCGTCGGTATTTACGGGCAAGGTTTCTGGCGGTTCAAGGACGATGTCGAGCCGTTCCGCTGCCTGGAAAACCCGGATGTGCGGGAAGTCGACTTCGACACCTACCTCAGCCTCTATAAGGCCAGTCCCGAGCGGAAGCCGATGCTGGTCATGCCGTATTTGCCGGGTAGCGAGTGTTCCGTCGACATGGTGTGCGAAGCAGGCAAGCCGGTTGCGTTCGTCGGCAGAAGAAAGCAGGGTGTTCACCAGACCTTCGAGCGCGAGTCCGCCGCCGTTGAACTGGCGCTCAAGGCCGCGGCGCACTTCAAGTGCGATGGGCTGGTCAATGTCCAGACCCGGGATGACCACAATGGCGTTCCCCATCTGCTGGAAATCAACCCGCGTTACTCCGGCGGCATTGGCTACACGAGGGCAACCGGGGTAAACCTGGCTGGAATCTTCGCCGTTCGTCGGCTGGGTCTGCCAGAACCCGCGGGCCAGTGGGTGGACAACGTCCGGGTGAAGCCAATCACAGTTGCCGTTATAGCGCCTTCCTGA
- a CDS encoding trypsin-like peptidase domain-containing protein yields MKALTPGANAAISGVKCAWTLECSHSTAFGEYAAVALLPVTEKRLPTGDPALFQVTQQWMEWSGTPSSIGCSLDLSRLPGGSERLLLVVYTFSAAGPLSELKDLRLQVDNQVELSLDLKSNGESAIVIGEFYSRNDQWKFRALAEGSAYGLAAMGRRMGITIDDAHPNRRPYSGDSARSRTSATGTGFVVSPNQVMTCAHVIEGMEELHIASFAGRYRAEVVVVDQRNDMALLRIQDCPPLSPVVFKEGVGCALGESVIALGFPMAGLAGGGVHVTQGGVSGLFGLHNDASLLQFTAAIQPGSSGSPLFDSSGAVIGMVTSSLPDAQNMNFAVKAGLLLAFLDACHVSPPKSPTGRVFSTAEMAREAQSSLWRIEARNP; encoded by the coding sequence ATGAAGGCGCTTACGCCTGGAGCCAACGCCGCTATTTCAGGCGTCAAATGTGCATGGACGCTAGAGTGCAGCCACTCTACCGCCTTTGGGGAATACGCAGCCGTAGCGCTGCTGCCCGTCACTGAGAAGCGTCTTCCGACAGGTGACCCGGCTCTGTTTCAAGTCACTCAACAGTGGATGGAATGGAGCGGTACGCCGTCGTCCATTGGTTGTTCCCTGGACTTGTCCCGTCTTCCCGGCGGCAGCGAACGGCTGCTGCTGGTCGTTTATACCTTTTCCGCCGCTGGCCCTCTCAGCGAACTCAAGGACCTGCGGCTGCAAGTCGACAACCAGGTCGAACTGTCCCTGGACCTGAAAAGCAACGGTGAATCTGCGATCGTCATCGGCGAGTTCTACAGCCGCAACGATCAATGGAAATTCCGCGCACTGGCCGAAGGTTCGGCGTATGGCCTGGCCGCGATGGGCCGGCGAATGGGCATCACGATTGATGATGCGCACCCCAATCGCCGTCCGTATTCAGGGGATTCCGCGAGGAGTCGTACCTCGGCTACAGGCACCGGGTTCGTCGTATCGCCCAACCAGGTCATGACCTGCGCCCACGTGATCGAGGGGATGGAGGAACTGCACATTGCCTCGTTTGCCGGTCGTTACCGCGCCGAAGTGGTGGTGGTTGATCAGCGCAATGACATGGCGTTGCTGCGCATTCAGGATTGCCCGCCGCTGTCGCCCGTGGTCTTCAAGGAAGGGGTCGGTTGTGCGCTGGGTGAGTCGGTGATTGCCCTGGGCTTCCCGATGGCAGGCCTGGCGGGCGGCGGCGTGCATGTAACGCAGGGCGGCGTGTCCGGTCTGTTCGGGTTGCACAATGATGCAAGCCTGCTGCAGTTCACGGCGGCCATTCAGCCGGGGTCCAGCGGTAGCCCGTTATTCGATAGCAGCGGGGCGGTCATCGGGATGGTGACGTCGTCGCTGCCGGATGCGCAAAACATGAACTTCGCGGTCAAGGCCGGGTTGTTACTGGCTTTTCTGGATGCCTGTCATGTCTCGCCACCCAAATCTCCAACCGGTCGGGTTTTTTCGACCGCCGAAATGGCTCGTGAAGCCCAGTCGTCACTCTGGCGGATCGAAGCCCGAAATCCTTAG
- a CDS encoding phosphoribosyltransferase domain-containing protein, with translation MEFAVEKSTTTTLSAQLKRGLMEVDVDESSIEPHSLFGFAERRNPKRAFLFVSRVLGRHIPVRPSIMQASYESLAAKIPADLPGPVLVIGMAETAVGLGAGVHRAYSKTRPDTVYMVSTRHPVGTELFTRFEEEHSHASAHLIHQPTDLDVREMMLNARSLVLVDDEASTGKTFINLHRALVDAGLSKVEQVVTCVLTDWSRGAVRNVLGETATQVSLLQGAYRFSEDKDAPLPEMPDVGAVAVGEWPLDPRNDWGRLGVRHVEDTLAPHIQVKPGERVMVVGTSEFVWRPFLLAERLERAGADVHFSSTSRSPIALGHEIGHALSFSDNYGLGIPNFLYNVRPGQFDRVLICTETPAQAVPQSLIDALNAEVIVDEQ, from the coding sequence ATGGAATTCGCAGTAGAAAAATCCACGACCACCACACTCAGCGCTCAATTGAAGCGCGGGCTGATGGAAGTCGATGTCGATGAATCCTCCATCGAACCCCATTCGTTATTCGGGTTCGCCGAACGCCGTAATCCTAAACGGGCGTTCCTGTTTGTGTCCCGCGTCCTGGGCCGCCATATTCCGGTGCGCCCCTCGATCATGCAGGCCAGTTACGAAAGCCTGGCAGCCAAGATTCCCGCTGACTTGCCCGGCCCGGTCCTGGTGATCGGCATGGCCGAGACGGCCGTCGGCCTGGGCGCCGGTGTACACCGCGCCTACAGCAAGACCCGCCCGGACACCGTTTACATGGTCAGCACGCGCCATCCGGTCGGCACCGAGCTGTTCACCCGTTTTGAAGAAGAACACAGCCACGCCAGCGCGCACCTGATTCACCAGCCCACCGATCTCGATGTGCGGGAAATGATGCTCAACGCGCGTTCCCTGGTGTTGGTCGACGATGAAGCCTCCACCGGCAAGACCTTCATCAATCTGCATCGCGCCCTCGTGGATGCCGGCCTGAGCAAAGTGGAGCAGGTCGTGACCTGCGTGCTCACCGATTGGTCCCGTGGCGCGGTGCGCAACGTGTTGGGCGAGACGGCGACCCAGGTTTCGCTGTTGCAGGGCGCTTATCGCTTCTCTGAGGATAAAGATGCACCGCTGCCGGAAATGCCCGATGTTGGCGCCGTTGCCGTAGGCGAATGGCCGCTCGACCCGCGTAACGATTGGGGACGCTTGGGCGTGCGTCATGTCGAGGACACATTGGCCCCGCATATTCAGGTCAAGCCGGGCGAGCGCGTGATGGTCGTCGGCACCAGCGAGTTCGTCTGGCGTCCGTTTCTGTTGGCCGAGCGTCTTGAACGAGCCGGGGCTGATGTGCATTTCAGCTCCACCAGCCGCTCGCCGATTGCCTTGGGCCATGAGATCGGCCACGCCTTGTCGTTCTCCGATAACTACGGCCTGGGCATTCCGAACTTTCTCTATAACGTGCGTCCGGGGCAGTTCGACCGTGTGTTGATCTGTACCGAAACGCCTGCGCAAGCGGTTCCCCAATCGCTGATTGATGCGCTGAACGCGGAGGTCATTGTCGATGAGCAATAA
- a CDS encoding trehalose phosphatase, translated as MSNKRPLILIDLDDTLFQTARKMPQGAERHTATLDVDGQPNGYMSAVQKNFVEWLLASADVVPVTARSVEAYSRVQLPFVAGAVCSHGGVILQPDGSLDRDWHGQMTDTLAAYQDRLPALSAATLAIGEEMGFSLRGWVVEEQGLLNYVVTKHNESDDSVLQKVLAEVQARGLLDDMHIHGNGNNLAFLPHGLSKRLAVQELLRRDRAANGERPVLGFGDSVTDLGFMNECNFWATPANSQLAKVVEAMIHG; from the coding sequence ATGAGCAATAAGCGTCCCCTGATACTCATCGATCTTGATGACACCTTGTTCCAGACCGCTCGCAAGATGCCACAGGGCGCGGAACGCCATACCGCGACGCTGGATGTCGACGGCCAGCCCAACGGCTACATGAGCGCCGTGCAGAAAAACTTTGTCGAGTGGTTGCTGGCATCGGCCGATGTCGTGCCGGTCACGGCGCGCAGCGTCGAAGCGTACAGCCGCGTGCAATTGCCTTTTGTTGCAGGCGCCGTGTGTTCCCACGGTGGCGTGATCCTGCAGCCCGATGGCTCGCTGGATCGTGATTGGCATGGGCAGATGACCGACACGCTGGCGGCGTATCAGGATCGTCTTCCGGCCCTGAGTGCGGCGACCCTGGCCATCGGCGAGGAAATGGGTTTTTCCCTGCGCGGATGGGTGGTGGAAGAGCAAGGCCTGTTGAATTACGTGGTGACCAAGCACAACGAGTCGGACGATTCGGTGCTGCAAAAGGTTTTGGCCGAGGTTCAGGCCCGAGGCCTGCTGGACGACATGCATATCCACGGCAACGGCAACAACCTCGCGTTCCTGCCGCACGGCTTGTCCAAGCGCCTGGCGGTTCAAGAACTGCTGCGCCGCGACCGCGCTGCCAATGGCGAGCGCCCGGTGCTGGGGTTTGGTGACAGCGTCACCGACCTGGGCTTCATGAACGAATGCAACTTCTGGGCGACCCCTGCCAATAGCCAATTGGCCAAAGTAGTGGAGGCGATGATCCATGGTTAA